A segment of the Fimbriimonadaceae bacterium genome:
GGTGGCCCTGCATCTATGCCGAAAAGGGCATCGCCAACTTCGTGGTCTCCTACCGGCCCGGGCCCGGGAAAGTGACCCTTCTCAGTCTGGACGGCGGCTCGCGACCCAACATCGTCGTCGACAAGGCCACCATGCGCGTCAGGGTCAATGCCGATTGGCGTCCGACGGTGGAGTCCCGTCTGGCGGAATGGTTTGACAAGAACCTGACCACGAGTTGGGACGGCGACGTCCTGACCGTGGAAGCCTGGGGCAAGGCGTCCCATGGCGCAAACCCCCAGGGGGGCGACAACGCGGCGACCCGCGCCCTCCGCCTCCTGCGGTGGACCGCCCCGACGGAACAGGAGCAGACCTTCGACGGCCTCGTCGACCTCCCCGATCTCAGCGGCGCCGGTCTGGGTATCGCCGGGGCCGACGAAATCACCCACCTCACCCTGAACCTCGGGATCGTCAGGACGGTCGGCGAAGAGGTCCACTTCACCCTGAACGTCCGGTATCCGGTCACCTGGACGGGCGACCAATTGAAGGCACGGGCCGAGAAGCGGCTGGCCAGGTTGGGCGACTCGTGGCGGCTGGTCGAGTTCACCGACAGCCCGTCACTCTACTTCCCGCTTGACCACCCTCTCGTCAAGACGGTCTGCGAGGTGCACCGGGCCGAGACCGGCGAGACGATCGAACCGGGCACGATGGGTGGGGGCACATACGCCCGCGCCGTCCCCAACTGCGTCGCCATCGGGACAGGCTGGGATGGCGACGGCCCGGCCCACGAGCCCGACGAACGGATGAAGGTCGAGCACCTCTACAAGATGAGCCGCATCTACGCCCACCTCATGCTCCGCTTGGCCCAGGTGGCCAAGGGCCCGTAGGGGTCTAGTCCGAAGCCACCGCCAGGTCAAAGTCGTAGAGCCCGGCCAACCCAAAGGCGTCGAGTTCGGCCAACCGGTCGAACCGGCCGAGGACTTCGTGCCGGGTGTCGGCGTCGGCAAAGGCCAGGGCGCCCAGTTTGTCGGCCTTGGTCGCGAGGATCGCCTTGAGGTCGGCCGTCGTGTTCCGGGCGTGGCCCGCCGGGTACATGACCAGGCCGCTGTCCCACACCCTACCGTCCGCCAGTCCGGCGACCAGCGAAGTCGGGATGCCGTCCGGATACTTGGCGTCATATTCCGGCCCGCCATGTTCGAACTGGATCTTGGCCATTGTCTCCCGTGTCGCGGGGTCGAACAGCGCCTGGTCACCGTAGTCCTCGGGCATGAGCATCAACTCCTGCCAGACGGCGTCGTGCGAGCCAGCGGCCGCACCGGCCGCCCACGAGGCGAACGCCTCGGCTCCCATGGCGTGACGCTTCTCCGTGGCACGGCGGAGGAAACGGGCGACGATGAAAACCATGGAGTGGTCTGCGCTTTGCCGGGTGCGAGGGTCGCGTTTGGCCGGGTCGCCGATGATGCCGAACGCCGGCTCGTAGGCCTTGATCGTCAACCGGTCGACGGCACCATCGGCCAAGGCGTCGGGGAGTTCGGACACCAGGTTGACGACGGCCTGGAGGGCCCCCGCGCTCTGATGTTCGTAGAGTCCGAGTTTGAAGTGCATCCCCATCACGGCGAAGTCGTCTCCCGAGTGGCTCAAGACCAGGTCAAACGGCGAGGCGCCGTCGGTCTTGACGAACTGCCGGAACAAGCTCTCGGGGTTGCGGAATATGTCACCGGGGCCGACAAAGCCCGCCATCGCCCGCTTCATGCTCAGCACGGCGACCTCGGTCGACAGGGCCGCACTCGCTCCCTTGCTGTCGCTGAGCTGCTTCCCAGCCCGGATCGCCCTCCAGGGCACATAGTGGGCCACGACCATACCGACCGCGCTCTCGATCTGCTCCGGGGTCGCCCCCATCAGAGCCCCGTACACGGCCGCCGAAGCGACCGCACCGTGGACGACATGGTCGATCTTGTAAGTCTTGAGCGAGAACACCTCGGCGAGGCGGCCTCGGATCTCGTCGATCAACACCATCGCCTTGAGGGCCGTCGCGCCGTCCAAGCCGCGCTGCTGGCACGCGGCGACGGCCACGGGATAAAAGTCGTTGTGTCCGAACTCTCCGGCGGTATAGCCGAGTTCGGGGCGGTAACCAAAGTTGGTGCCGTTGCTGTCCCACTCGCGCACCGCCGAGCAATTGGCCACCACCGCCTTTTCCGCCATGACTCCCTGGCTGCTGCCAAAGACGAAGGCGGCGTGGTCGGGGTCTTCGGCCCGGTAGGACAGGGCCTCCTCGCGCAAGACGGTCGGGGCGTTCGTCCCCAGGGCCAGTGCACTCAGGCCGCACAGGACGGCGTCGGTGTGGAACATGCGGGTGCGCTCGATGACGGCCTGGCTAGGCCCAGGGCCGAGAGTGCCGGCGAGGAAGTCAATGGCAAACCGCCCGATTCCCAGGGCTTGGTTCGTGTCGCGGGCCAAGGTGACGGCGTTGTGCATGGGTAGCGGCGATCGTACCGCCAGGTGGGCCTCTGGGCACGGTCCAGCGAACTTGGCCAAGGCTCTGCCGTCCCTTGGGACATGGCCCCGATTCTCGCCGTCGTCCTGTCCGCCTATGACCCCATGGCGGTTCCCGCCGGGTTCAAGGCGAAAACGGTTGACCTTGTCGTGCACGACACCCGTCGCGACCGTGACATCCCGGTCTACGTCTATCTGCCCGCCACCGCCGGCAAGGCGCCCGTCGTCCTCTGCAGCCACGGCCTCGGCGGGACGCGGTTCATGGCGTCCTACCTGGGTCGGCACTGGTCGG
Coding sequences within it:
- a CDS encoding MmgE/PrpD family protein; the encoded protein is MHNAVTLARDTNQALGIGRFAIDFLAGTLGPGPSQAVIERTRMFHTDAVLCGLSALALGTNAPTVLREEALSYRAEDPDHAAFVFGSSQGVMAEKAVVANCSAVREWDSNGTNFGYRPELGYTAGEFGHNDFYPVAVAACQQRGLDGATALKAMVLIDEIRGRLAEVFSLKTYKIDHVVHGAVASAAVYGALMGATPEQIESAVGMVVAHYVPWRAIRAGKQLSDSKGASAALSTEVAVLSMKRAMAGFVGPGDIFRNPESLFRQFVKTDGASPFDLVLSHSGDDFAVMGMHFKLGLYEHQSAGALQAVVNLVSELPDALADGAVDRLTIKAYEPAFGIIGDPAKRDPRTRQSADHSMVFIVARFLRRATEKRHAMGAEAFASWAAGAAAGSHDAVWQELMLMPEDYGDQALFDPATRETMAKIQFEHGGPEYDAKYPDGIPTSLVAGLADGRVWDSGLVMYPAGHARNTTADLKAILATKADKLGALAFADADTRHEVLGRFDRLAELDAFGLAGLYDFDLAVASD
- a CDS encoding Sapep family Mn(2+)-dependent dipeptidase, with translation MADPDVARLHAWLAEHETDLLDDYRTLLRFPSLESDPEPGAPFGRANREALDWMLGKAAEAGMRTTDVEGYCGYAEFGEGEKMVMSLGHLDVVPVGTGWKHDPFGAELEDGYVYARGAGDDKGPTMAMFYACRAVMACCPGLGVRIRNVFGCNEESGFGCVHRYMETEEAPTLGVAPDAGWPCIYAEKGIANFVVSYRPGPGKVTLLSLDGGSRPNIVVDKATMRVRVNADWRPTVESRLAEWFDKNLTTSWDGDVLTVEAWGKASHGANPQGGDNAATRALRLLRWTAPTEQEQTFDGLVDLPDLSGAGLGIAGADEITHLTLNLGIVRTVGEEVHFTLNVRYPVTWTGDQLKARAEKRLARLGDSWRLVEFTDSPSLYFPLDHPLVKTVCEVHRAETGETIEPGTMGGGTYARAVPNCVAIGTGWDGDGPAHEPDERMKVEHLYKMSRIYAHLMLRLAQVAKGP